A portion of the Manduca sexta isolate Smith_Timp_Sample1 chromosome 20, JHU_Msex_v1.0, whole genome shotgun sequence genome contains these proteins:
- the LOC115446228 gene encoding trithorax group protein osa isoform X8, translating to MALVVETNGIDFNNPSTDKPANLANSAVLRMLEEEERNRKGLPSQKKVVWPPVPETNGYHQPQKQSPAYHNIAQHSPSAQPQYQAPPAQPQAPYQPQYQAPQPQAPQYQVPQYQAPQSEPAHSEGRRQEPTGLSKLIPVGPGAAPAPHAPYRQGPPSPGLVPQPFRPQPNRWAPVPAPLSPQAPGSQPTYPQQLSPQPQYSPQYSPLSEPAYQSQQKPYEPPPATITLRQQPPIHQRPSPVFPSQPAAASFKGGVNMRGDQKWPPQSVKEAVAAENEARIQLARGPACRPRKVKKDYSSFFAKHALSHNYPGYRAPPGTQHYEELSGRSSY from the exons ATGGCTTTGGTTGTCGAGACAAATGG aATTGATTTCAACAATCCTTCTACGGATAAACCAGCGAACCTCGCCAACTCAGCCGTTTTGCGTATGCTCGAAGAAGAAGAACGCAACCGCAAAGGTTTGCCCA GTCAGAAGAAAGTAGTGTGGCCACCCGTGCCAGAAACTAACGGATATCACCAACCACAGAAG CAGAGTCCCGCGTACCACAACATCGCGCAGCACTCCCCATCCGCACAACCCCAATACCAAGCGCCTCCAGCCCAGCCCCAGGCTCCGTACCAACCCCAATACCAGGCTCCTCAGCCTCAGGCACCCCAATACCAAGTCCCTCAATACCAAGCTCCCCAATCAGAGCCGGCACACAGTGAAGGCCGAAGACAGGAACCCACTGGGTTGAGTAAGCTGATCCCAGTGGGACCGGGCGCGGCCCCCGCACCTCACGCGCCGTACCGCCAGGGCCCGCCGTCTCCGGGCTTAGTGCCGCAGCCCTTCCGCCCGCAGCCGAACCGTTGGGCCCCAGTACCAGCCCCTCTCTCTCCCCAG GCTCCCGGATCGCAGCCGACTTACCCGCAGCAGCTGTCGCCGCAGCCCCAATATTCGCCCCAGTACTCGCCGCTGTCGGAGCCCGCGTACCAATCGCAACAGAAGCCGTACGAGCCCCCGCCGGCGACCATCACTCTTCGCCAACAGCCGCCCATTCACCAGAGACCATCTCCGGTGTTCCCTAGTCAGCCCGCTGCAGCATCGTTCAAAG GAGGCGTCAACATGCGTGGCGATCAGAAGTGGCCCCCTCAGTCCGTAAAGGAGGCAGTTGCTGCGGAAAACGAAGCCAGAATACAGCTGGCTAGAGGCCCTGCTTGCAGACCGCGCAAG GTAAAGAAGGACTATTCTTCCTTCTTCGCGAAGCACGCTCTGAGCCACAACTACCCTGGCTACCGCGCGCCCCCCGGCACGCAACACTATGAAGAACTCTCAGGCCGATCCTCATACTAA
- the LOC115446228 gene encoding vegetative cell wall protein gp1 isoform X11 has product MPETVFVGQKKVVWPPVPETNGYHQPQKSPAYHNIAQHSPSAQPQYQAPPAQPQAPYQPQYQAPQPQAPQYQVPQYQAPQSEPAHSEGRRQEPTGLSKLIPVGPGAAPAPHAPYRQGPPSPGLVPQPFRPQPNRWAPVPAPLSPQAPGSQPTYPQQLSPQPQYSPQYSPLSEPAYQSQQKPYEPPPATITLRQQPPIHQRPSPVFPSQPAAASFKGGVNMRGDQKWPPQSVKEAVAAENEARIQLARGPACRPRKVKKDYSSFFAKHALSHNYPGYRAPPGTQHYEELSGRSSY; this is encoded by the exons ATGCCTGAAACGGTGTTTGTTG GTCAGAAGAAAGTAGTGTGGCCACCCGTGCCAGAAACTAACGGATATCACCAACCACAGAAG AGTCCCGCGTACCACAACATCGCGCAGCACTCCCCATCCGCACAACCCCAATACCAAGCGCCTCCAGCCCAGCCCCAGGCTCCGTACCAACCCCAATACCAGGCTCCTCAGCCTCAGGCACCCCAATACCAAGTCCCTCAATACCAAGCTCCCCAATCAGAGCCGGCACACAGTGAAGGCCGAAGACAGGAACCCACTGGGTTGAGTAAGCTGATCCCAGTGGGACCGGGCGCGGCCCCCGCACCTCACGCGCCGTACCGCCAGGGCCCGCCGTCTCCGGGCTTAGTGCCGCAGCCCTTCCGCCCGCAGCCGAACCGTTGGGCCCCAGTACCAGCCCCTCTCTCTCCCCAG GCTCCCGGATCGCAGCCGACTTACCCGCAGCAGCTGTCGCCGCAGCCCCAATATTCGCCCCAGTACTCGCCGCTGTCGGAGCCCGCGTACCAATCGCAACAGAAGCCGTACGAGCCCCCGCCGGCGACCATCACTCTTCGCCAACAGCCGCCCATTCACCAGAGACCATCTCCGGTGTTCCCTAGTCAGCCCGCTGCAGCATCGTTCAAAG GAGGCGTCAACATGCGTGGCGATCAGAAGTGGCCCCCTCAGTCCGTAAAGGAGGCAGTTGCTGCGGAAAACGAAGCCAGAATACAGCTGGCTAGAGGCCCTGCTTGCAGACCGCGCAAG GTAAAGAAGGACTATTCTTCCTTCTTCGCGAAGCACGCTCTGAGCCACAACTACCCTGGCTACCGCGCGCCCCCCGGCACGCAACACTATGAAGAACTCTCAGGCCGATCCTCATACTAA
- the LOC115446228 gene encoding pollen-specific leucine-rich repeat extensin-like protein 3 isoform X10 — MPETVFVGQKKVVWPPVPETNGYHQPQKQSPAYHNIAQHSPSAQPQYQAPPAQPQAPYQPQYQAPQPQAPQYQVPQYQAPQSEPAHSEGRRQEPTGLSKLIPVGPGAAPAPHAPYRQGPPSPGLVPQPFRPQPNRWAPVPAPLSPQAPGSQPTYPQQLSPQPQYSPQYSPLSEPAYQSQQKPYEPPPATITLRQQPPIHQRPSPVFPSQPAAASFKGGVNMRGDQKWPPQSVKEAVAAENEARIQLARGPACRPRKVKKDYSSFFAKHALSHNYPGYRAPPGTQHYEELSGRSSY; from the exons ATGCCTGAAACGGTGTTTGTTG GTCAGAAGAAAGTAGTGTGGCCACCCGTGCCAGAAACTAACGGATATCACCAACCACAGAAG CAGAGTCCCGCGTACCACAACATCGCGCAGCACTCCCCATCCGCACAACCCCAATACCAAGCGCCTCCAGCCCAGCCCCAGGCTCCGTACCAACCCCAATACCAGGCTCCTCAGCCTCAGGCACCCCAATACCAAGTCCCTCAATACCAAGCTCCCCAATCAGAGCCGGCACACAGTGAAGGCCGAAGACAGGAACCCACTGGGTTGAGTAAGCTGATCCCAGTGGGACCGGGCGCGGCCCCCGCACCTCACGCGCCGTACCGCCAGGGCCCGCCGTCTCCGGGCTTAGTGCCGCAGCCCTTCCGCCCGCAGCCGAACCGTTGGGCCCCAGTACCAGCCCCTCTCTCTCCCCAG GCTCCCGGATCGCAGCCGACTTACCCGCAGCAGCTGTCGCCGCAGCCCCAATATTCGCCCCAGTACTCGCCGCTGTCGGAGCCCGCGTACCAATCGCAACAGAAGCCGTACGAGCCCCCGCCGGCGACCATCACTCTTCGCCAACAGCCGCCCATTCACCAGAGACCATCTCCGGTGTTCCCTAGTCAGCCCGCTGCAGCATCGTTCAAAG GAGGCGTCAACATGCGTGGCGATCAGAAGTGGCCCCCTCAGTCCGTAAAGGAGGCAGTTGCTGCGGAAAACGAAGCCAGAATACAGCTGGCTAGAGGCCCTGCTTGCAGACCGCGCAAG GTAAAGAAGGACTATTCTTCCTTCTTCGCGAAGCACGCTCTGAGCCACAACTACCCTGGCTACCGCGCGCCCCCCGGCACGCAACACTATGAAGAACTCTCAGGCCGATCCTCATACTAA
- the LOC115446228 gene encoding vegetative cell wall protein gp1 isoform X4: MATGPKIVHKQFNSPIGLYSQQNIQETLNKHLKNLDNGTVGIDFNNPSTDKPANLANSAVLRMLEEEERNRKGQKKVVWPPVPETNGYHQPQKSPAYHNIAQHSPSAQPQYQAPPAQPQAPYQPQYQAPQPQAPQYQVPQYQAPQSEPAHSEGRRQEPTGLSKLIPVGPGAAPAPHAPYRQGPPSPGLVPQPFRPQPNRWAPVPAPLSPQAPGSQPTYPQQLSPQPQYSPQYSPLSEPAYQSQQKPYEPPPATITLRQQPPIHQRPSPVFPSQPAAASFKGGVNMRGDQKWPPQSVKEAVAAENEARIQLARGPACRPRKVKKDYSSFFAKHALSHNYPGYRAPPGTQHYEELSGRSSY, encoded by the exons ATGGCCACCGGCCCGAAGATAGTGCACAAGCAGTTCAACTCGCCCATAGGGCTGTACTCCCAGCAGAACATCCAGGAGACCTTAAACAAACATCTTAAGAACCTCGACAATGGCACCGTCGG aATTGATTTCAACAATCCTTCTACGGATAAACCAGCGAACCTCGCCAACTCAGCCGTTTTGCGTATGCTCGAAGAAGAAGAACGCAACCGCAAAG GTCAGAAGAAAGTAGTGTGGCCACCCGTGCCAGAAACTAACGGATATCACCAACCACAGAAG AGTCCCGCGTACCACAACATCGCGCAGCACTCCCCATCCGCACAACCCCAATACCAAGCGCCTCCAGCCCAGCCCCAGGCTCCGTACCAACCCCAATACCAGGCTCCTCAGCCTCAGGCACCCCAATACCAAGTCCCTCAATACCAAGCTCCCCAATCAGAGCCGGCACACAGTGAAGGCCGAAGACAGGAACCCACTGGGTTGAGTAAGCTGATCCCAGTGGGACCGGGCGCGGCCCCCGCACCTCACGCGCCGTACCGCCAGGGCCCGCCGTCTCCGGGCTTAGTGCCGCAGCCCTTCCGCCCGCAGCCGAACCGTTGGGCCCCAGTACCAGCCCCTCTCTCTCCCCAG GCTCCCGGATCGCAGCCGACTTACCCGCAGCAGCTGTCGCCGCAGCCCCAATATTCGCCCCAGTACTCGCCGCTGTCGGAGCCCGCGTACCAATCGCAACAGAAGCCGTACGAGCCCCCGCCGGCGACCATCACTCTTCGCCAACAGCCGCCCATTCACCAGAGACCATCTCCGGTGTTCCCTAGTCAGCCCGCTGCAGCATCGTTCAAAG GAGGCGTCAACATGCGTGGCGATCAGAAGTGGCCCCCTCAGTCCGTAAAGGAGGCAGTTGCTGCGGAAAACGAAGCCAGAATACAGCTGGCTAGAGGCCCTGCTTGCAGACCGCGCAAG GTAAAGAAGGACTATTCTTCCTTCTTCGCGAAGCACGCTCTGAGCCACAACTACCCTGGCTACCGCGCGCCCCCCGGCACGCAACACTATGAAGAACTCTCAGGCCGATCCTCATACTAA
- the LOC115446228 gene encoding trithorax group protein osa isoform X3, whose protein sequence is MATGPKIVHKQFNSPIGLYSQQNIQETLNKHLKNLDNGTVGIDFNNPSTDKPANLANSAVLRMLEEEERNRKGQKKVVWPPVPETNGYHQPQKQSPAYHNIAQHSPSAQPQYQAPPAQPQAPYQPQYQAPQPQAPQYQVPQYQAPQSEPAHSEGRRQEPTGLSKLIPVGPGAAPAPHAPYRQGPPSPGLVPQPFRPQPNRWAPVPAPLSPQAPGSQPTYPQQLSPQPQYSPQYSPLSEPAYQSQQKPYEPPPATITLRQQPPIHQRPSPVFPSQPAAASFKGGVNMRGDQKWPPQSVKEAVAAENEARIQLARGPACRPRKVKKDYSSFFAKHALSHNYPGYRAPPGTQHYEELSGRSSY, encoded by the exons ATGGCCACCGGCCCGAAGATAGTGCACAAGCAGTTCAACTCGCCCATAGGGCTGTACTCCCAGCAGAACATCCAGGAGACCTTAAACAAACATCTTAAGAACCTCGACAATGGCACCGTCGG aATTGATTTCAACAATCCTTCTACGGATAAACCAGCGAACCTCGCCAACTCAGCCGTTTTGCGTATGCTCGAAGAAGAAGAACGCAACCGCAAAG GTCAGAAGAAAGTAGTGTGGCCACCCGTGCCAGAAACTAACGGATATCACCAACCACAGAAG CAGAGTCCCGCGTACCACAACATCGCGCAGCACTCCCCATCCGCACAACCCCAATACCAAGCGCCTCCAGCCCAGCCCCAGGCTCCGTACCAACCCCAATACCAGGCTCCTCAGCCTCAGGCACCCCAATACCAAGTCCCTCAATACCAAGCTCCCCAATCAGAGCCGGCACACAGTGAAGGCCGAAGACAGGAACCCACTGGGTTGAGTAAGCTGATCCCAGTGGGACCGGGCGCGGCCCCCGCACCTCACGCGCCGTACCGCCAGGGCCCGCCGTCTCCGGGCTTAGTGCCGCAGCCCTTCCGCCCGCAGCCGAACCGTTGGGCCCCAGTACCAGCCCCTCTCTCTCCCCAG GCTCCCGGATCGCAGCCGACTTACCCGCAGCAGCTGTCGCCGCAGCCCCAATATTCGCCCCAGTACTCGCCGCTGTCGGAGCCCGCGTACCAATCGCAACAGAAGCCGTACGAGCCCCCGCCGGCGACCATCACTCTTCGCCAACAGCCGCCCATTCACCAGAGACCATCTCCGGTGTTCCCTAGTCAGCCCGCTGCAGCATCGTTCAAAG GAGGCGTCAACATGCGTGGCGATCAGAAGTGGCCCCCTCAGTCCGTAAAGGAGGCAGTTGCTGCGGAAAACGAAGCCAGAATACAGCTGGCTAGAGGCCCTGCTTGCAGACCGCGCAAG GTAAAGAAGGACTATTCTTCCTTCTTCGCGAAGCACGCTCTGAGCCACAACTACCCTGGCTACCGCGCGCCCCCCGGCACGCAACACTATGAAGAACTCTCAGGCCGATCCTCATACTAA
- the LOC115446228 gene encoding pollen-specific leucine-rich repeat extensin-like protein 3 isoform X6 — translation MATGPKIVHKQFNSPIGLYSQQNIQETLNKHLKNLDNGTVGIDFNNPSTDKPANLANSAVLRMLEEEERNRKGLPSQKKVVWPPVPETNGYHQPQKSPAYHNIAQHSPSAQPQYQAPPAQPQYQAPQSEPAHSEGRRQEPTGLSKLIPVGPGAAPAPHAPYRQGPPSPGLVPQPFRPQPNRWAPVPAPLSPQAPGSQPTYPQQLSPQPQYSPQYSPLSEPAYQSQQKPYEPPPATITLRQQPPIHQRPSPVFPSQPAAASFKGGVNMRGDQKWPPQSVKEAVAAENEARIQLARGPACRPRKVKKDYSSFFAKHALSHNYPGYRAPPGTQHYEELSGRSSY, via the exons ATGGCCACCGGCCCGAAGATAGTGCACAAGCAGTTCAACTCGCCCATAGGGCTGTACTCCCAGCAGAACATCCAGGAGACCTTAAACAAACATCTTAAGAACCTCGACAATGGCACCGTCGG aATTGATTTCAACAATCCTTCTACGGATAAACCAGCGAACCTCGCCAACTCAGCCGTTTTGCGTATGCTCGAAGAAGAAGAACGCAACCGCAAAGGTTTGCCCA GTCAGAAGAAAGTAGTGTGGCCACCCGTGCCAGAAACTAACGGATATCACCAACCACAGAAG AGTCCCGCGTACCACAACATCGCGCAGCACTCCCCATCCGCACAACCCCAATACCAAGCGCCTCCAGCCCAGCCC CAATACCAAGCTCCCCAATCAGAGCCGGCACACAGTGAAGGCCGAAGACAGGAACCCACTGGGTTGAGTAAGCTGATCCCAGTGGGACCGGGCGCGGCCCCCGCACCTCACGCGCCGTACCGCCAGGGCCCGCCGTCTCCGGGCTTAGTGCCGCAGCCCTTCCGCCCGCAGCCGAACCGTTGGGCCCCAGTACCAGCCCCTCTCTCTCCCCAG GCTCCCGGATCGCAGCCGACTTACCCGCAGCAGCTGTCGCCGCAGCCCCAATATTCGCCCCAGTACTCGCCGCTGTCGGAGCCCGCGTACCAATCGCAACAGAAGCCGTACGAGCCCCCGCCGGCGACCATCACTCTTCGCCAACAGCCGCCCATTCACCAGAGACCATCTCCGGTGTTCCCTAGTCAGCCCGCTGCAGCATCGTTCAAAG GAGGCGTCAACATGCGTGGCGATCAGAAGTGGCCCCCTCAGTCCGTAAAGGAGGCAGTTGCTGCGGAAAACGAAGCCAGAATACAGCTGGCTAGAGGCCCTGCTTGCAGACCGCGCAAG GTAAAGAAGGACTATTCTTCCTTCTTCGCGAAGCACGCTCTGAGCCACAACTACCCTGGCTACCGCGCGCCCCCCGGCACGCAACACTATGAAGAACTCTCAGGCCGATCCTCATACTAA
- the LOC115446228 gene encoding uncharacterized protein LOC115446228 isoform X13 — MATGPKIVHKQFNSPIGLYSQQNIQETLNKHLKNLDNGTVGIDFNNPSTDKPANLANSAVLRMLEEEERNRKGQKKVVWPPVPETNGYHQPQKAPGSQPTYPQQLSPQPQYSPQYSPLSEPAYQSQQKPYEPPPATITLRQQPPIHQRPSPVFPSQPAAASFKGGVNMRGDQKWPPQSVKEAVAAENEARIQLARGPACRPRKVKKDYSSFFAKHALSHNYPGYRAPPGTQHYEELSGRSSY; from the exons ATGGCCACCGGCCCGAAGATAGTGCACAAGCAGTTCAACTCGCCCATAGGGCTGTACTCCCAGCAGAACATCCAGGAGACCTTAAACAAACATCTTAAGAACCTCGACAATGGCACCGTCGG aATTGATTTCAACAATCCTTCTACGGATAAACCAGCGAACCTCGCCAACTCAGCCGTTTTGCGTATGCTCGAAGAAGAAGAACGCAACCGCAAAG GTCAGAAGAAAGTAGTGTGGCCACCCGTGCCAGAAACTAACGGATATCACCAACCACAGAAG GCTCCCGGATCGCAGCCGACTTACCCGCAGCAGCTGTCGCCGCAGCCCCAATATTCGCCCCAGTACTCGCCGCTGTCGGAGCCCGCGTACCAATCGCAACAGAAGCCGTACGAGCCCCCGCCGGCGACCATCACTCTTCGCCAACAGCCGCCCATTCACCAGAGACCATCTCCGGTGTTCCCTAGTCAGCCCGCTGCAGCATCGTTCAAAG GAGGCGTCAACATGCGTGGCGATCAGAAGTGGCCCCCTCAGTCCGTAAAGGAGGCAGTTGCTGCGGAAAACGAAGCCAGAATACAGCTGGCTAGAGGCCCTGCTTGCAGACCGCGCAAG GTAAAGAAGGACTATTCTTCCTTCTTCGCGAAGCACGCTCTGAGCCACAACTACCCTGGCTACCGCGCGCCCCCCGGCACGCAACACTATGAAGAACTCTCAGGCCGATCCTCATACTAA
- the LOC115446228 gene encoding tyrosine-protein phosphatase non-receptor type 23 isoform X2, whose product MATGPKIVHKQFNSPIGLYSQQNIQETLNKHLKNLDNGTVGIDFNNPSTDKPANLANSAVLRMLEEEERNRKGLPSQKKVVWPPVPETNGYHQPQKSPAYHNIAQHSPSAQPQYQAPPAQPQAPYQPQYQAPQPQAPQYQVPQYQAPQSEPAHSEGRRQEPTGLSKLIPVGPGAAPAPHAPYRQGPPSPGLVPQPFRPQPNRWAPVPAPLSPQAPGSQPTYPQQLSPQPQYSPQYSPLSEPAYQSQQKPYEPPPATITLRQQPPIHQRPSPVFPSQPAAASFKGGVNMRGDQKWPPQSVKEAVAAENEARIQLARGPACRPRKVKKDYSSFFAKHALSHNYPGYRAPPGTQHYEELSGRSSY is encoded by the exons ATGGCCACCGGCCCGAAGATAGTGCACAAGCAGTTCAACTCGCCCATAGGGCTGTACTCCCAGCAGAACATCCAGGAGACCTTAAACAAACATCTTAAGAACCTCGACAATGGCACCGTCGG aATTGATTTCAACAATCCTTCTACGGATAAACCAGCGAACCTCGCCAACTCAGCCGTTTTGCGTATGCTCGAAGAAGAAGAACGCAACCGCAAAGGTTTGCCCA GTCAGAAGAAAGTAGTGTGGCCACCCGTGCCAGAAACTAACGGATATCACCAACCACAGAAG AGTCCCGCGTACCACAACATCGCGCAGCACTCCCCATCCGCACAACCCCAATACCAAGCGCCTCCAGCCCAGCCCCAGGCTCCGTACCAACCCCAATACCAGGCTCCTCAGCCTCAGGCACCCCAATACCAAGTCCCTCAATACCAAGCTCCCCAATCAGAGCCGGCACACAGTGAAGGCCGAAGACAGGAACCCACTGGGTTGAGTAAGCTGATCCCAGTGGGACCGGGCGCGGCCCCCGCACCTCACGCGCCGTACCGCCAGGGCCCGCCGTCTCCGGGCTTAGTGCCGCAGCCCTTCCGCCCGCAGCCGAACCGTTGGGCCCCAGTACCAGCCCCTCTCTCTCCCCAG GCTCCCGGATCGCAGCCGACTTACCCGCAGCAGCTGTCGCCGCAGCCCCAATATTCGCCCCAGTACTCGCCGCTGTCGGAGCCCGCGTACCAATCGCAACAGAAGCCGTACGAGCCCCCGCCGGCGACCATCACTCTTCGCCAACAGCCGCCCATTCACCAGAGACCATCTCCGGTGTTCCCTAGTCAGCCCGCTGCAGCATCGTTCAAAG GAGGCGTCAACATGCGTGGCGATCAGAAGTGGCCCCCTCAGTCCGTAAAGGAGGCAGTTGCTGCGGAAAACGAAGCCAGAATACAGCTGGCTAGAGGCCCTGCTTGCAGACCGCGCAAG GTAAAGAAGGACTATTCTTCCTTCTTCGCGAAGCACGCTCTGAGCCACAACTACCCTGGCTACCGCGCGCCCCCCGGCACGCAACACTATGAAGAACTCTCAGGCCGATCCTCATACTAA
- the LOC115446228 gene encoding trithorax group protein osa isoform X9, with the protein MALVVETNGIDFNNPSTDKPANLANSAVLRMLEEEERNRKGQKKVVWPPVPETNGYHQPQKQSPAYHNIAQHSPSAQPQYQAPPAQPQAPYQPQYQAPQPQAPQYQVPQYQAPQSEPAHSEGRRQEPTGLSKLIPVGPGAAPAPHAPYRQGPPSPGLVPQPFRPQPNRWAPVPAPLSPQAPGSQPTYPQQLSPQPQYSPQYSPLSEPAYQSQQKPYEPPPATITLRQQPPIHQRPSPVFPSQPAAASFKGGVNMRGDQKWPPQSVKEAVAAENEARIQLARGPACRPRKVKKDYSSFFAKHALSHNYPGYRAPPGTQHYEELSGRSSY; encoded by the exons ATGGCTTTGGTTGTCGAGACAAATGG aATTGATTTCAACAATCCTTCTACGGATAAACCAGCGAACCTCGCCAACTCAGCCGTTTTGCGTATGCTCGAAGAAGAAGAACGCAACCGCAAAG GTCAGAAGAAAGTAGTGTGGCCACCCGTGCCAGAAACTAACGGATATCACCAACCACAGAAG CAGAGTCCCGCGTACCACAACATCGCGCAGCACTCCCCATCCGCACAACCCCAATACCAAGCGCCTCCAGCCCAGCCCCAGGCTCCGTACCAACCCCAATACCAGGCTCCTCAGCCTCAGGCACCCCAATACCAAGTCCCTCAATACCAAGCTCCCCAATCAGAGCCGGCACACAGTGAAGGCCGAAGACAGGAACCCACTGGGTTGAGTAAGCTGATCCCAGTGGGACCGGGCGCGGCCCCCGCACCTCACGCGCCGTACCGCCAGGGCCCGCCGTCTCCGGGCTTAGTGCCGCAGCCCTTCCGCCCGCAGCCGAACCGTTGGGCCCCAGTACCAGCCCCTCTCTCTCCCCAG GCTCCCGGATCGCAGCCGACTTACCCGCAGCAGCTGTCGCCGCAGCCCCAATATTCGCCCCAGTACTCGCCGCTGTCGGAGCCCGCGTACCAATCGCAACAGAAGCCGTACGAGCCCCCGCCGGCGACCATCACTCTTCGCCAACAGCCGCCCATTCACCAGAGACCATCTCCGGTGTTCCCTAGTCAGCCCGCTGCAGCATCGTTCAAAG GAGGCGTCAACATGCGTGGCGATCAGAAGTGGCCCCCTCAGTCCGTAAAGGAGGCAGTTGCTGCGGAAAACGAAGCCAGAATACAGCTGGCTAGAGGCCCTGCTTGCAGACCGCGCAAG GTAAAGAAGGACTATTCTTCCTTCTTCGCGAAGCACGCTCTGAGCCACAACTACCCTGGCTACCGCGCGCCCCCCGGCACGCAACACTATGAAGAACTCTCAGGCCGATCCTCATACTAA
- the LOC115446228 gene encoding trithorax group protein osa isoform X1 yields MATGPKIVHKQFNSPIGLYSQQNIQETLNKHLKNLDNGTVGIDFNNPSTDKPANLANSAVLRMLEEEERNRKGLPSQKKVVWPPVPETNGYHQPQKQSPAYHNIAQHSPSAQPQYQAPPAQPQAPYQPQYQAPQPQAPQYQVPQYQAPQSEPAHSEGRRQEPTGLSKLIPVGPGAAPAPHAPYRQGPPSPGLVPQPFRPQPNRWAPVPAPLSPQAPGSQPTYPQQLSPQPQYSPQYSPLSEPAYQSQQKPYEPPPATITLRQQPPIHQRPSPVFPSQPAAASFKGGVNMRGDQKWPPQSVKEAVAAENEARIQLARGPACRPRKVKKDYSSFFAKHALSHNYPGYRAPPGTQHYEELSGRSSY; encoded by the exons ATGGCCACCGGCCCGAAGATAGTGCACAAGCAGTTCAACTCGCCCATAGGGCTGTACTCCCAGCAGAACATCCAGGAGACCTTAAACAAACATCTTAAGAACCTCGACAATGGCACCGTCGG aATTGATTTCAACAATCCTTCTACGGATAAACCAGCGAACCTCGCCAACTCAGCCGTTTTGCGTATGCTCGAAGAAGAAGAACGCAACCGCAAAGGTTTGCCCA GTCAGAAGAAAGTAGTGTGGCCACCCGTGCCAGAAACTAACGGATATCACCAACCACAGAAG CAGAGTCCCGCGTACCACAACATCGCGCAGCACTCCCCATCCGCACAACCCCAATACCAAGCGCCTCCAGCCCAGCCCCAGGCTCCGTACCAACCCCAATACCAGGCTCCTCAGCCTCAGGCACCCCAATACCAAGTCCCTCAATACCAAGCTCCCCAATCAGAGCCGGCACACAGTGAAGGCCGAAGACAGGAACCCACTGGGTTGAGTAAGCTGATCCCAGTGGGACCGGGCGCGGCCCCCGCACCTCACGCGCCGTACCGCCAGGGCCCGCCGTCTCCGGGCTTAGTGCCGCAGCCCTTCCGCCCGCAGCCGAACCGTTGGGCCCCAGTACCAGCCCCTCTCTCTCCCCAG GCTCCCGGATCGCAGCCGACTTACCCGCAGCAGCTGTCGCCGCAGCCCCAATATTCGCCCCAGTACTCGCCGCTGTCGGAGCCCGCGTACCAATCGCAACAGAAGCCGTACGAGCCCCCGCCGGCGACCATCACTCTTCGCCAACAGCCGCCCATTCACCAGAGACCATCTCCGGTGTTCCCTAGTCAGCCCGCTGCAGCATCGTTCAAAG GAGGCGTCAACATGCGTGGCGATCAGAAGTGGCCCCCTCAGTCCGTAAAGGAGGCAGTTGCTGCGGAAAACGAAGCCAGAATACAGCTGGCTAGAGGCCCTGCTTGCAGACCGCGCAAG GTAAAGAAGGACTATTCTTCCTTCTTCGCGAAGCACGCTCTGAGCCACAACTACCCTGGCTACCGCGCGCCCCCCGGCACGCAACACTATGAAGAACTCTCAGGCCGATCCTCATACTAA